In Thermoanaerobaculia bacterium, one DNA window encodes the following:
- a CDS encoding ABC transporter permease has product MIAEALVKGSPLLFCAISFLVAWKAGIVNVGAEGQFLAGALAAAAVATRRTGSGPALDAAAIAAGIVAGAVWAGIAAWLVRRRGVLDVLATILLNFVAAGLVSVAVHGFLQERARTFPQSDAVPEAARLPVLLPGTRLHAGIAIAVLLAAALAFFLRRTKNGFRLLAAGAGPRAAEFAGIDVPAVRTFAFLAAGAAAGLGGAVELLGVTGRLFDSFSPGYGYLGLAVAVVGQLSPLGAAAAAAVFGFVNVFCSLLQRRAGISAASALVIEGGLVLAALAIPGIRRRARRTEASA; this is encoded by the coding sequence ATGATCGCGGAGGCCCTCGTCAAGGGCTCGCCGCTCCTCTTTTGCGCGATCTCGTTCCTGGTCGCGTGGAAAGCGGGGATCGTCAACGTCGGCGCGGAAGGACAGTTTCTCGCGGGGGCGCTCGCCGCGGCCGCGGTCGCGACCCGGCGGACCGGCTCCGGTCCGGCGCTCGACGCGGCGGCCATCGCGGCGGGGATCGTGGCCGGAGCGGTGTGGGCGGGAATCGCGGCGTGGCTCGTCCGGCGCCGCGGGGTCCTCGACGTCCTCGCGACGATCCTCCTCAATTTCGTCGCCGCCGGTCTCGTCTCGGTGGCGGTGCACGGGTTCCTCCAGGAACGCGCGCGGACCTTCCCGCAGAGCGACGCGGTGCCGGAGGCGGCGCGGCTCCCGGTCCTGCTTCCCGGCACGCGCCTGCACGCCGGGATCGCGATCGCCGTCCTCCTCGCCGCCGCGCTCGCCTTCTTCCTCCGACGCACGAAGAACGGCTTCCGGCTGCTCGCCGCGGGCGCCGGTCCCCGCGCGGCCGAGTTCGCGGGAATCGACGTGCCGGCGGTCCGGACGTTCGCGTTCCTCGCGGCCGGCGCCGCCGCGGGGCTCGGGGGCGCCGTCGAGCTCCTCGGAGTGACGGGCCGGCTCTTCGACTCGTTCTCCCCGGGCTACGGCTACCTCGGCCTCGCGGTCGCCGTCGTCGGGCAGCTTTCGCCGCTCGGCGCCGCCGCGGCCGCGGCCGTGTTCGGGTTCGTCAACGTTTTCTGCTCCCTCCTCCAGCGCCGGGCCGGGATCTCCGCGGCGAGCGCGCTCGTCATCGAAGGCGGCCTCGTCCTCGCCGCCCTCGCGATCCCGGGAATTCGCCGCCGGGCGAGGCGGACGGAGGCGTCCGCGTGA
- a CDS encoding ABC transporter permease, with the protein MSAALVAAVLVSGITAATPLLLAAVGETVREKAGILDIGIEGEMLAGAFAAWAAGQSSGSPLAGAGAAAAAGAAVAALFGAFVVFRRADPIVAGTAVNLVVLGATGVLLRARSAGTAPLLPRVAGPLTVLDLAALASVAAAFLFLFRTTWGLRLRATGESLADAAALKIPTRTYRFSATIAGGALAGLAGAALTLELSDTFLEGMTAGRGFVALALVAFGRWKPVPVAAACLGFGLLQAMQYQLQARGTLGIPPQALLMLPYVLSLAALAVRAGKSRAPADLGKS; encoded by the coding sequence GTGAGCGCCGCGCTCGTCGCGGCCGTCCTCGTGTCGGGGATCACCGCCGCGACTCCGCTGCTGCTGGCGGCCGTGGGTGAGACGGTCCGGGAAAAGGCGGGGATCCTCGACATCGGGATCGAAGGAGAGATGCTCGCCGGCGCGTTCGCCGCGTGGGCCGCGGGGCAGTCTTCCGGATCGCCGCTCGCGGGAGCCGGAGCGGCCGCGGCCGCGGGAGCCGCCGTCGCCGCGCTCTTCGGCGCGTTCGTCGTTTTCCGCCGGGCGGACCCGATCGTCGCGGGGACCGCCGTCAACCTCGTCGTGCTCGGGGCGACGGGTGTGCTGCTGCGCGCGCGCTCCGCCGGGACCGCGCCGCTCCTTCCCCGCGTCGCGGGACCCCTGACCGTTCTCGATCTGGCGGCCCTGGCGTCGGTGGCGGCCGCGTTCCTCTTCCTCTTCCGGACGACGTGGGGCCTGCGCCTGCGGGCGACCGGCGAGTCGCTCGCCGACGCCGCCGCGCTCAAGATCCCGACGAGGACGTACCGATTCTCCGCGACGATCGCCGGCGGAGCGCTCGCGGGCCTGGCCGGCGCCGCGCTCACCCTCGAGCTCTCGGACACGTTCCTCGAGGGAATGACCGCCGGCCGCGGATTCGTGGCGCTCGCGCTCGTCGCGTTCGGCCGGTGGAAGCCGGTGCCGGTCGCCGCCGCGTGCCTCGGGTTCGGACTCCTGCAGGCGATGCAGTATCAGCTCCAGGCGCGCGGGACGCTCGGCATCCCCCCTCAGGCGCTCCTGATGCTCCCGTATGTCCTCTCGCTCGCCGCGCTCGCGGTCAGGGCGGGTAAGAGCCGGGCGCCGGCCGATCTCGGCAAGAGCTGA